Proteins encoded within one genomic window of Eurosta solidaginis isolate ZX-2024a chromosome 1, ASM4086904v1, whole genome shotgun sequence:
- the Sec13 gene encoding protein SEC13 homolog → MVSLINTVDTGHEDMIHNAVLDYYGLHLATCSSDGSVKVFDVKNGNQILVADLKGHQGPVWQVAWAHPKFGNLLASCSYDRKVIVWKEGASNDWTKFYEYNNHDSSVNSVAFAPAEYGLILACGSSDGSISILTCNMEYGVWDSKKISNAHTIGCNAISWCSSTVPEPAFDQRASARNTAVKRLASAGCDNCVKIWREDADRWVEENRLEGHSDWVRDVAWAPSIGLARSQIASASQDRHVIIWNSTDLTTWSSTILHTFDDVVWSVSWSLTGNILAVTGGDNKVTLWKENNENQWMCINDDAATTNVQQNEQRTL, encoded by the exons ATGGTGAGCTTAATTAACACAGTTGATACCGGACATGAGGACATGATTCACAATGCTGTACTGGATTACTATGGACTACATTTGGCCACTTGCTCATCAGATGGCTCTGTCAAAGTATTCGACGTGAAAAATGGTAATCAAATACTGGTTGCAGACCTCAAGGGTCATCAAGGACCTGTGTGGCAAGTAGCTTGGGCACATCCTAAATTTGGTAACTTATTAGCATCGTGTTCATATGATCGGAAAGTTATTGTATGGAAGGAAGGTGCATCGAATGATTGGACCAAGTT ctACGAATACAATAATCACGATTCATCGGTAAATTCTGTTGCCTTTGCTCCCGCTGAATATGGTCTAATACTCGCTTGTGGCAGTTCGGATGGTTCGATATCCATACTCACTTGTAACATGGAATATGGTGTTTGGGAtagtaagaaaatttcaaatgcgCATACAATTGGTTGTAATGCAATTTCATGGTGCTCTTCGACTGTGCCCGAACCAGCATTTGATCAACGTGCATCGGCACGTAATACAGCCGTAAAGCGTTTAGCTAGTGCTGGTTGTGATAATTGTGTGAAAATTTGGCGTGAAGATGCTGATCGTTGGGTTGAAGAGAATCGTCTTGAAGGGCACTCTGATTGGGTGCGTGATGTTGCATGGGCGCCTTCTATTGGGCTAGCTCGTTCGCAAATCGCCTCTGCATCCCAGGACCGTCATGTGATTATTTGGAATAGTACCGATTTAACTACTTGGTCATCGACAATTTTGCATACTTTTGATGATGTCGTATGGAGTGTTAGCTGGTCTTTGACAGGAAATATTTTAGCTGTTACCGGCGGCGACAATAAGGTTACATTATGGAAGGAGAATAACGAGAATCAATGGATGTGTATTAATGATGATGCGGCGACGACGAATGTGCAACAAAATGAACAGCGTACGCTTTAG